A stretch of DNA from Dehalobacterium formicoaceticum:
CGCCCTGCACAGCTTGCCTTAGATTTTGATTGGAAGCGGCGATAATGCGCACGTCTGTTTTAACAGGTGTTTCCCCGCCCACGCGAAAAAACTCTCCTGTCTCTAAAACCCGCAGCAGCTTTAATTGGATGGCCGGGGAGGCGCTATTAATCTCGTCCAGAAAAAGAGTGCTGTTGTGAGCAATCTCAAAAAATCCTTTTCTGGTGCCTGATGCCCCGGTAAAGGCACCTTTTTCGTAGCCGAATAACTCACTCTCTAATAAGGACTCGGTCAGGGCACCGCAATTAACAGGAATGAAAGGTTGGTTTGCCCGATGACTATGGCCGTGAATAAAGCGCGCTAAAAGCTCCTTGCCGGTGCCTGTTTCTCCTTCGATGAGAATGGGGATTTTTTTGTTGGCGATTTTTTTACCCAGGGTCAGCACCTGTTTCAGGGGACTATTTTTGGCCAGGACAATGCCGTAGTTTAAAGCATCTGTGTCTAATTCCGGAGTGAAATAGGGCTTCGCGTCCCGGATCTCCTGGAGCACCTGATCCAGGATTTCATCCAGTTGATTCAGATCGTCAAAAGGCTTGTCAATATAGTCATCAGCACCGTATTTGATGGCTTCTACGGCAGATTTAATGGTGCTGTAGCCAGTCATAATAATCACACGGCAATGGGGGTTAGAAGCTTTTATTGCTTTTAGCAGGCTGATACCATCGTCATCAGGAAGCTTCAAGTCCACCAAGGCCAGATCGTAACTGTTATTAGAAAAACATGTCCGGGCATCCTTGCCGGAATAAGCTACCTGAACAGTCAGGCCTTTTTCCTCCTGAAAATAGAAGGAAAAGAAGGTACATACCTCTACTTCATCATCAATGACGAGAATTTTTGGCTGCTCCATAACTTTGACCTCCTTATCCTGGGAAACCACCCCTTTGAATTATATACTCAAAGGGGAAGCATTAAGGAAAATTTGCTTCCTTTACCTAATTCG
This window harbors:
- a CDS encoding sigma-54-dependent transcriptional regulator, whose translation is MEQPKILVIDDEVEVCTFFSFYFQEEKGLTVQVAYSGKDARTCFSNNSYDLALVDLKLPDDDGISLLKAIKASNPHCRVIIMTGYSTIKSAVEAIKYGADDYIDKPFDDLNQLDEILDQVLQEIRDAKPYFTPELDTDALNYGIVLAKNSPLKQVLTLGKKIANKKIPILIEGETGTGKELLARFIHGHSHRANQPFIPVNCGALTESLLESELFGYEKGAFTGASGTRKGFFEIAHNSTLFLDEINSASPAIQLKLLRVLETGEFFRVGGETPVKTDVRIIAASNQNLRQAVQGGDFREDLFYRLDVVKLLLPPLKERKADLPLLIQYFIDKNKPEKGEGSLISFTPKAIEALMNYSWPGNVRELSNIIIRALTLCEEKEIPVHVLPKHILDTSVPMALFEEQSIDWASWRKNQLHFIMSQDSIQFMDILEKWEHEKCLFLQSLIMEVLKKTENDQKEAARLLGITPRTLRYWKNEQN